A genomic region of Notamacropus eugenii isolate mMacEug1 chromosome 3, mMacEug1.pri_v2, whole genome shotgun sequence contains the following coding sequences:
- the OR6B1 gene encoding olfactory receptor 6B1: protein MDVENQTMVTEFILVGFPGSKTMRGLIFLMFLMAYMLTVSENVIIILLVQKNRPLHKPMYFFLANLSFLETWYISVTVPKLLFSFWSLSNRISFSNCMTQLYFFIALMCTECVLLAAMAYDRYVAICRPLHYPTIMSYDLCFRLALGSWTIGFGISLAKIYFISRLRFCGPNVINHFFCDISPVLNLSCTDMSMAELVDFILALIIFLFPLSITVLSYGCILVTVLKMPTGKHKAFSTCASHLVVVTIFYSATIFMYARPRAIHAFNMNKVISVFYAIVTPALNPFIYCLRNREVKEALKKLACVQDT, encoded by the coding sequence ATGGATGTGGAGAACCAGACGATGGTGACCGAGTTCATTCTGGTTGGGTTCCCAGGGAGCAAGACCATGCGTGGGCTGATATTCCTGATGTTCCTCATGGCCTACATGCTGACAGTGTCAGAGAATGTGATCATCATCCTTTTGGTGCAAAAGAACAGGCCACTCCACAAACCAATGTACTTCTTCCTGGCTAACCTTTCTTTCCTGGAGACCTGGTATATCTCTGTCACTGTACCTAAGCTGCTATTCAGTTTCTGGTCTCTGAGCAACAGAATCTCTTTCTCCAACTGCATGACTCAACTCTACTTTTTCATTGCACTCATGTGTACTGAGTGTGTGCTCCTGGCTGCCATGGCATATGACCGCTATGTTGCCATTTGCCGCCCACTCCATTACCCTACCATCATGAGCTATGACCTCTGTTTCCGCCTGGCTCTAGGATCTTggaccattggatttggcatcTCCTTGGCCAAGATCTACTTCATCTCCCGCCTTAGGTTCTGTGGTCCCAATGtcattaatcatttcttttgtgaTATCTCTCCTGTGCTTAATCTGTCCTGCACAGACATGTCTATGGCTGAGCTAGTAGACTTTATTCTAGCAttaatcatctttctttttccattatctATCACAGTGTTGTCCTATGGTTGCATTCTGGTGACAGTTCTAAAGATGCCCACAGGAAAGCATAAAGCTTTCTCTACTTGTGCCTCACATCTTGTGGTGGTCACTATCTTCTACTCAGCCACCATCTTCATGTATGCTCGGCCTCGTGCCATCCATGCCTTCAACATGAACAAAGTTATTTCTGTCTTCTATGCCATTGTGACCCCAGCCCTTAATCCTTTCATCTATTGCTTAAGGAATCGAGAAGTCAAAGAGGCTCTGAAAAAGCTGGCCTGTGTCCAGGATACCTGA
- the LOC140531204 gene encoding olfactory receptor-like protein OLF3, with protein sequence MGTENQTWLSEFILLGVSSDKGTQIFLFVLFLTMYLMTVLGNTLIVILIQLDTQLHTPMYFFLTNLNLVDVSYATSIVPQMLAHFLEEQKTIPYVSCAAQLFFSLGLGGIEFLLLTVMAYDRYVAVCNPLHYSAIMHAGLCVRLVAASWVSGSLNSLMQTVVTFQLPMCTNNVIDHISCEILALVRLACVDTSSNEVAIMASSIILLMTPFLLVLLSYIKIISTILKIQSTEGRKKAFQTCASHLTVVSLCYGMTIFTYIQPHSTPNILQEKLISLFYALLMPMLNPLIYSVRNKEVKGAWQKLFGQFYELKSKLPSS encoded by the coding sequence ATGGGAACAGAAAACCAGACATGGTTGAGTGAATTCATTCTCCTGGGGGTATCCAGTGACAAAGGAACACAGatctttctctttgtccttttcttGACTATGTACCTGATGACTGTGTTGGGAAATACTCTCATAGTCATTCTGATTCAGCTGGATACTCAGCTCCACACCCCCATGTATTTCTTCCTTACTAACCTCAACCTTGTTGATGTCTCTTATGCCACCAGCATTGTCCCTCAAATGCTGGCACACTTCTTagaagaacagaaaacaattccATATGTGAGCTGTGCTGCCCAGCTATTTTTCTCTCTGGGGCTGGGTGGAATTGAATTTCTTCTGTTGACAGTAATGGCTTATGACCGGTATGTGGCAGTGTGTAATCCACTGCACTATTCAGCCATCATGCATGCAGGGTTGTGTGTCAGGCTAGTGGCTGCCTCTTGGGTCAGTGGTTCCTTGAACTCTCTCATGCAGACAGTTGTCACTTTTCAGCTGCCCATGTGTACAAACAATGTCATTGATCACATATCATGTGAAATCCTAGCCTTGGTCAGGTTGGCCTGTGTGGACACATCTTCCAATGAGGTGGCAATCATGGCTTCTAGTATCAtcctcctcatgaccccattctTGCTTGTTCTCCTGTCCTATATCAAGATCATCTCTACTATCCTGAAGATTCAGTccacagagggaagaaagaaagccTTTCAGACTTGTGCCTCCCACCTGACAGTGGTGTCTTTGTGCTATGGCATGACCATTTTCACTTACATTCAGCCCCACTCAACCCCCAATATCCTTCAGGAGAAGTTGATATCACTGTTCTATGCCCTTTTAATGCCCATGCTGAATCCTTTGATTTACAGTGTGAGGAATAAGGAAGTGAAGGGAGCTTGGCAGAAATTGTTTGGGCAATTCTATGAATTAAAGTCAAAACTGCCATCCTCATGA